Proteins co-encoded in one Nitrosopumilus sp. genomic window:
- the leuC gene encoding 3-isopropylmalate dehydratase large subunit, with the protein MGKTLFEKIWESHVIVEKPNSPSLIYIDRHLVHEVTSPQAFDGLRMNNRKVRRPDLTIATMDHNVPTNDRSLPILDQTSAVQIQTLEKNCKDFGITLFDINSPNQGIVHVIGPQLGITLPGSTIVCGDSHTSTHGAFGALALGIGTSDVEHVLATQTMWLEKPKPFEIRVEGKRKNPHAVTAKDIVLSIIKNIGTGGGTGTVIEYRGEGIEDLSMEQRMTICNMSIEAGARAGLIAPDEKTFDYLRGRKYTPKNYESLVDTWKVYLKTDADAKFEKQFTLHIDDIAPQVSWGTNPGMTCDITESIPSPDDYSKGDPNQKKSAQKALDYMDLKPGTPIEEIKIDRVFIGSCTNARLEDLIEASRVVRGQKISPHVRAMVVPGSQMVKKQAEEMGLDKIFIDANFEWREAGCSMCLGMNPDILSPGERCASTSNRNFEGRQGTGGRTHLVSPVMAAAAAINGHFVDVRKLDLN; encoded by the coding sequence ATGGGAAAAACTCTTTTTGAAAAAATCTGGGAATCTCATGTTATAGTTGAAAAGCCAAACAGTCCTTCTCTAATTTACATTGACAGACACTTAGTACACGAAGTAACATCACCTCAGGCTTTTGATGGATTGAGAATGAATAACAGAAAGGTTCGCCGACCTGATCTTACTATAGCTACCATGGATCATAATGTTCCAACAAATGATAGATCTCTGCCAATATTGGATCAAACATCTGCTGTTCAAATTCAAACACTAGAAAAAAATTGTAAAGATTTTGGAATTACACTATTTGATATTAACAGCCCAAACCAGGGAATAGTACATGTGATTGGGCCTCAATTGGGAATTACTTTACCTGGTTCTACAATTGTCTGTGGCGACAGTCATACCTCAACTCATGGAGCGTTTGGTGCACTGGCATTGGGAATTGGAACTAGTGATGTTGAACATGTGTTGGCAACACAAACTATGTGGTTAGAAAAACCAAAACCCTTTGAAATCAGAGTGGAGGGAAAAAGAAAGAACCCTCATGCAGTAACTGCTAAAGATATCGTGCTTTCTATTATCAAAAATATTGGAACTGGAGGCGGAACAGGCACAGTAATTGAGTACAGGGGAGAAGGAATAGAGGATCTATCGATGGAGCAGAGGATGACCATATGTAATATGTCCATTGAGGCAGGCGCACGAGCAGGTTTGATTGCACCTGATGAGAAAACCTTTGATTATCTGAGGGGCAGAAAATACACTCCGAAAAATTACGAATCTCTAGTTGACACATGGAAAGTGTATCTAAAGACTGATGCTGATGCAAAATTTGAAAAACAATTCACTTTACACATTGATGATATAGCACCTCAAGTTAGTTGGGGAACAAATCCTGGAATGACTTGTGATATAACTGAATCAATTCCATCTCCAGATGATTATTCAAAAGGTGATCCTAATCAAAAGAAGAGTGCACAAAAAGCACTTGATTACATGGATCTTAAACCTGGAACTCCAATTGAAGAAATAAAAATTGATAGAGTGTTCATTGGCTCATGCACCAATGCAAGATTAGAAGATCTTATTGAAGCATCAAGAGTTGTAAGGGGACAAAAAATTTCGCCACACGTTAGAGCAATGGTGGTTCCAGGTTCTCAAATGGTAAAAAAACAAGCAGAGGAAATGGGTCTTGATAAAATCTTCATTGACGCCAACTTTGAATGGAGAGAAGCCGGATGCAGTATGTGTCTAGGAATGAATCCTGATATTCTATCTCCTGGTGAGAGATGCGCAAGTACCTCAAACAGAAATTTTGAAGGAAGACAAGGAACTGGTGGAAGAACTCACTTAGTTAGTCCAGTGATGGCGGCTGCTGCTGCAATAAATGGGCATTTCGTTGATGTTAGGAAATTGGATTTGAATTAG
- the leuD gene encoding 3-isopropylmalate dehydratase small subunit (catalyzes the isomerization between 2-isopropylmalate and 3-isopropylmalate in leucine biosynthesis), whose protein sequence is MKGNIIKYAQDNIDTDVIIPGQYLKVHDYAELATHAMEGLDPDFHSKVKEGDFILSGKNFGCGSSREHAPIALSHSGIKAVLALSFARIFYRNAVDGAFLLPIEIEQDAYDGIAEGDEVEINLSANEIKNITKNQTYKMKPFSEIIGKIIAAGGLFKYKPDQD, encoded by the coding sequence ATGAAAGGAAATATCATAAAATATGCTCAAGATAACATCGATACTGATGTAATTATTCCGGGCCAGTATCTCAAGGTACACGATTATGCGGAACTTGCAACTCATGCAATGGAGGGACTTGATCCTGACTTTCATTCAAAAGTAAAGGAAGGCGATTTTATTTTATCCGGAAAAAATTTTGGATGTGGCTCAAGTAGAGAACATGCACCAATTGCATTGTCTCATTCAGGAATAAAGGCAGTACTTGCATTATCTTTTGCAAGAATTTTTTACAGAAATGCAGTAGATGGTGCATTTTTGTTGCCAATTGAAATTGAACAAGATGCATATGATGGAATTGCAGAAGGCGACGAAGTTGAGATTAATCTATCTGCAAATGAAATTAAAAATATCACAAAAAACCAGACCTACAAAATGAAACCATTCTCAGAAATTATAGGGAAAATTATTGCTGCAGGTGGTCTCTTCAAGTACAAGCCAGACCAGGATTAA
- a CDS encoding 3-isopropylmalate dehydratase large subunit: protein MNIAEKILARASGKSSVAPDDVVFANVDKVMVHDVSGPGVIKVFDKLKKQGISVDKLWDPTKVWVAEDHFVPSAEKVSAENIVKLSNFTKQYGIEKHFKYGMGQYGICHTISHEEAMVMPGDVYVGGDSHTNTTGALGAFACGLGHTDVAYVLLNGKIWFKVPETMYFKLNGTLPDHVMAKDLILKIIGDIGTDGGAYRTMQFGGSGIDAMSVESRLTMCNMTTEAGAKNGIVEPDQKVVDYLSSRGATNFNLIKGDDDAEYSQIFEYEASEMEPTIAKPFSPENVSIVRESPNVELDKSYIGSCTGAKYEDLEAAARILKGRTVKIRTEILPAAISIYKRAMENGLLKIFLDAGATVGPPTCGACCGAHMGVLAKDEICISTTNRNFPGRMGHVESQTYLASPLVAAASAVTGKITDPRDLE, encoded by the coding sequence ATGAATATTGCTGAGAAGATTCTTGCACGCGCTTCTGGAAAATCATCAGTTGCCCCTGATGATGTGGTTTTTGCCAATGTCGACAAGGTAATGGTCCATGATGTGTCTGGACCAGGCGTAATCAAGGTATTTGATAAACTAAAGAAGCAAGGAATCTCAGTTGACAAATTATGGGATCCTACCAAGGTTTGGGTAGCCGAAGATCATTTTGTGCCATCGGCTGAAAAAGTATCGGCTGAAAATATTGTGAAACTATCAAATTTTACTAAACAGTATGGAATTGAAAAACACTTCAAGTATGGAATGGGGCAGTATGGAATTTGTCATACCATTTCTCATGAGGAGGCAATGGTGATGCCTGGAGATGTGTATGTGGGAGGGGATTCTCATACAAATACTACTGGCGCATTAGGTGCATTTGCATGTGGATTGGGGCACACAGATGTTGCATATGTTTTGTTGAACGGAAAGATTTGGTTTAAGGTTCCAGAAACTATGTATTTTAAGCTAAATGGAACACTGCCAGATCATGTTATGGCCAAAGACTTGATTCTAAAAATTATCGGGGATATTGGAACTGATGGTGGTGCATACAGAACAATGCAGTTTGGTGGAAGCGGAATTGATGCAATGTCAGTTGAGAGTAGATTGACAATGTGTAATATGACTACAGAGGCTGGTGCAAAAAACGGAATTGTGGAACCAGACCAAAAAGTAGTTGATTATCTTTCAAGCCGAGGTGCCACGAATTTTAATTTAATTAAAGGAGACGATGACGCAGAGTATTCCCAAATTTTTGAGTATGAAGCATCAGAGATGGAGCCAACTATTGCAAAACCATTTTCTCCTGAAAATGTTTCAATTGTACGGGAATCCCCAAATGTTGAATTGGACAAATCATACATTGGCTCTTGTACTGGAGCAAAATATGAAGACTTGGAGGCAGCTGCAAGAATTCTCAAAGGAAGAACAGTGAAGATTAGAACTGAAATTTTACCTGCAGCAATCTCAATTTACAAACGTGCAATGGAGAATGGATTATTGAAAATATTTCTTGATGCTGGAGCGACAGTAGGTCCACCTACATGTGGTGCTTGCTGTGGTGCACATATGGGAGTATTGGCAAAAGATGAAATCTGCATCAGTACTACAAACAGAAATTTTCCTGGAAGAATGGGGCATGTTGAATCTCAGACATATCTTGCTTCTCCACTAGTTGCAGCTGCTTCTGCAGTTACTGGCAAAATTACTGATCCGAGGGATTTGGAATGA
- a CDS encoding Vms1/Ankzf1 family peptidyl-tRNA hydrolase — MKNNSNTGISPSEWLSINRFLYEVKQIDTSCISVYYPYGKGQETVSLLEETKRNEFFEKIESKIEQKIEDLRDNPISVGKFAKTLCIFGWIKNNKVNIKVIGISKKLPYVYMASKKPFIKPFKDILKTNYDVLLVTLDQKSARIQKFHGSKIVLESKLRIDLQGRHRKGGQSQGRFLRARQTKIHVFFKKIAKRIREVDLNSDLILLGGNGHAKTEFYDELDSELAKKCVFVENLSFSTSISDIEKKIIHHLYQHRRKYVAEIIKKYESLVKKGLTAKRNDVIFKALETGAVDTLIVSANYYSDSQFKKIMKMLELAKNTSCKIEFASSPKIIQKLELDNSVIAILRYKIK; from the coding sequence GTGAAAAATAATTCAAATACTGGCATTTCTCCTTCTGAGTGGCTATCAATTAACCGATTTCTGTATGAAGTTAAACAGATTGATACTTCGTGCATATCTGTGTATTATCCATATGGCAAGGGACAAGAAACTGTGTCTTTGCTAGAAGAAACAAAGCGAAATGAATTCTTTGAAAAAATTGAATCAAAAATTGAACAAAAAATTGAAGATCTCAGAGACAACCCAATTTCTGTAGGCAAGTTTGCAAAAACATTGTGTATTTTTGGATGGATAAAAAACAACAAAGTAAACATCAAAGTGATTGGAATATCAAAAAAACTCCCCTATGTATACATGGCAAGCAAAAAGCCATTCATCAAGCCATTCAAAGATATTTTGAAAACCAATTATGATGTTTTGTTAGTAACACTAGATCAAAAATCTGCACGAATACAAAAATTCCATGGAAGTAAAATCGTATTAGAATCAAAACTTCGAATTGACTTACAAGGAAGACACAGAAAAGGGGGGCAGAGTCAGGGAAGGTTCCTGAGGGCAAGACAAACAAAAATTCATGTTTTCTTTAAGAAAATTGCAAAGAGAATCCGTGAGGTGGATTTGAATTCAGATTTGATTTTGTTGGGCGGGAATGGTCATGCAAAAACCGAATTTTATGATGAACTTGATTCAGAGTTGGCAAAAAAATGTGTGTTTGTAGAAAACTTGTCTTTTTCAACATCAATTAGTGATATTGAAAAGAAAATAATTCATCATCTTTATCAGCACCGAAGAAAATACGTAGCAGAAATTATTAAAAAATATGAAAGTCTAGTCAAAAAAGGACTTACAGCGAAAAGAAATGATGTTATTTTCAAAGCTTTGGAAACTGGAGCAGTTGATACTCTGATTGTCTCTGCAAACTATTACAGTGATTCCCAATTTAAAAAAATAATGAAAATGTTGGAGCTTGCAAAAAACACCTCATGCAAAATAGAGTTCGCATCTTCTCCAAAAATTATCCAAAAACTAGAACTTGATAATTCAGTTATAGCCATTCTTAGATACAAAATAAAGTAA
- a CDS encoding coenzyme F420-0:L-glutamate ligase translates to MQLTVLPLLSERKEERFDVFDALLETLEKNNTELQEGDVLVISTKYISNSQGRIVDLSKIKASQEGLKISKKYQLKPEIAEIIIRESDKIFGGIGGFVITSSDNIMAPNAGIDKSNAKKGNAILYPQNPYLISEQIRRKIFLKMSVHVGIILVDSRLMPARIGTSGVAVACAGIEPVLDMRAKKDLDGNPLKVTFQAVVDNIATIANYKMGEGGESKPFAIVRNSEAKLTDRKINPSEMAISPDQCVYVRGLSNHP, encoded by the coding sequence ATGCAATTAACCGTTTTACCACTTTTATCGGAAAGAAAGGAAGAAAGATTTGATGTTTTTGATGCATTGCTTGAAACTTTGGAAAAAAACAATACAGAATTGCAAGAAGGCGATGTTTTAGTCATTTCAACAAAATACATTTCAAACTCACAAGGAAGAATAGTTGATCTTTCAAAAATCAAAGCATCCCAAGAAGGTTTGAAGATTTCAAAAAAATATCAATTAAAGCCAGAGATTGCAGAAATTATCATTAGAGAATCAGACAAAATTTTCGGAGGAATTGGAGGATTTGTAATTACATCATCAGACAACATAATGGCACCAAATGCTGGCATCGATAAATCTAATGCAAAAAAAGGCAATGCAATTCTGTATCCTCAAAATCCATATCTAATTTCAGAGCAAATTCGAAGAAAAATTTTCTTAAAGATGTCAGTTCATGTGGGAATAATTCTTGTAGATAGCAGACTAATGCCTGCAAGAATTGGAACGTCGGGAGTTGCAGTAGCATGTGCAGGAATAGAGCCAGTTTTAGACATGAGAGCAAAAAAAGATCTTGATGGCAATCCATTAAAGGTCACATTTCAAGCAGTAGTTGACAACATTGCAACTATTGCAAATTACAAAATGGGTGAAGGTGGGGAATCAAAACCATTTGCAATTGTTAGAAACTCAGAAGCTAAACTAACTGATAGAAAGATCAATCCTTCAGAAATGGCAATATCCCCAGATCAGTGCGTCTATGTCAGAGGACTATCAAATCATCCATAA
- a CDS encoding 2-oxoacid:ferredoxin oxidoreductase subunit beta, producing the protein MALKLADYKTDVHNDWCPGCGDFGIVNAIQMALAEMGIQRDKATMFSGVGCSGKTSHYINTYGIHTLHGRVLTFAQGAKIANPEMTVVAVGGDGDGLGIGAGHFVAAGRRNVDMTYIIFDNGVYGLTKGQASPTLKLGEKTKSLPSPNTNFNVNPIGLAVASGFTFVARGYSYDVRHLKDLIIQAVKHKGLSFLDVLQPCPTYNDINTRDWYAGADLVDEAQKRHSRIYKLEEQGYDPAVHYDSVAEANEKLSQSLIKSLEWDTKIPIGVFYKNETISPYTQRLQDKIPNYLENPPAKQTISENGQPMTDISAILDSLEV; encoded by the coding sequence ATGGCGCTTAAACTTGCAGACTATAAAACAGATGTACACAATGATTGGTGTCCTGGATGTGGAGACTTTGGAATTGTAAATGCAATTCAAATGGCTTTAGCTGAGATGGGCATTCAAAGAGATAAAGCAACAATGTTTTCTGGAGTTGGTTGCTCCGGAAAGACATCTCACTACATCAATACTTATGGAATTCATACATTGCATGGACGTGTTTTGACGTTTGCACAAGGTGCAAAGATTGCAAATCCTGAGATGACTGTTGTTGCAGTTGGTGGTGATGGTGATGGATTGGGAATTGGCGCAGGGCATTTTGTTGCAGCAGGAAGAAGAAATGTGGACATGACTTACATAATTTTTGATAATGGTGTTTATGGTTTAACAAAAGGTCAAGCATCTCCTACACTCAAACTAGGAGAGAAGACAAAATCATTGCCCTCTCCAAATACAAATTTCAACGTTAATCCAATCGGATTGGCTGTTGCAAGTGGATTTACTTTTGTTGCTAGAGGGTATTCATATGATGTTAGACATCTCAAAGACTTGATTATTCAGGCAGTAAAACACAAAGGATTATCTTTTTTGGATGTATTGCAGCCATGTCCAACTTACAATGATATCAATACTCGGGATTGGTATGCAGGAGCTGATTTAGTTGATGAGGCGCAAAAGAGACATTCGAGAATTTACAAACTAGAAGAGCAAGGATATGATCCAGCAGTCCATTATGATTCAGTAGCAGAAGCAAATGAAAAACTATCCCAATCCCTAATCAAATCTCTAGAATGGGACACCAAGATTCCAATTGGTGTTTTTTACAAAAATGAGACTATCTCTCCTTACACTCAAAGATTGCAAGACAAGATTCCAAACTATCTTGAAAATCCCCCTGCTAAACAAACCATATCTGAAAACGGCCAACCGATGACGGATATCTCTGCAATATTGGATTCACTAGAAGTATAA
- a CDS encoding 2-oxoacid:ferredoxin oxidoreductase subunit alpha: MSTSDFTWLIGGPQGSGVESGANIFSKVCAEMGYHVFGKREFYSNIKGEHSYFTVRICDKKINSNVNDVSLMVSFDAETIFRHYDEVISGGGIIYDSDLFETKTSDVHTLDAPFKERLHKELESKNKPFTIAGVLEIAKEKGVLLYPVSFKSILATLAEETENPRLKGLVRMFNVIGVALSLGLVKMPPDSLKKTIGDIFAKKKEIAKINQETAIYSYNYAAAKFESFNYELSGTEKEPHTILVQGFQGTALGKMVCGCRMQPYYPITPASDESVFLESNEIVEVIGGRPGSTAVIQCEDEICSIGMTIGSALTGTRASTCTSGPGFSLMTEMLGWAGMNEVPIVITNYQRSGPSTGLPTRHGQDDLLFSIYAGHGDFPKIVYASGDIEESFYDTGNCFNYADIFQVPVIHMMDKFHASSVITCKRFDPSKVTINRGKLLEKVEDGYRRFEFTEDGISPRSRLGMDNGIFWNTGDESDEWGHITEDPILRVKMMDKRMFKLDLILKDIPQSQQAVSFGVEDYTIISWGSTKGPILDAIDMLKKEGISIGYVQLKLLHPFPADYVTSLLKDAKTIIDIEANHSGQLGKLFKQNVSRDVDYFILKYTGRAMTCTEVYDSLKKIVENKADKREVLMHGA; this comes from the coding sequence GTGAGCACATCCGATTTTACTTGGCTAATTGGTGGTCCACAGGGAAGTGGTGTAGAATCCGGTGCAAATATTTTCTCAAAGGTTTGTGCAGAGATGGGGTATCATGTATTTGGAAAACGTGAATTTTATTCTAATATTAAAGGTGAACATAGCTACTTTACAGTAAGGATCTGTGATAAGAAAATCAACTCAAATGTTAATGATGTATCACTAATGGTATCTTTTGATGCTGAAACAATTTTTCGTCACTATGATGAAGTAATTTCTGGTGGTGGGATAATTTATGATTCTGATTTGTTTGAAACAAAAACAAGTGATGTTCACACTCTTGATGCCCCATTCAAAGAAAGATTACATAAAGAATTAGAGTCAAAAAATAAACCCTTTACAATTGCCGGAGTTTTAGAGATTGCAAAAGAAAAAGGTGTCTTACTATATCCAGTTTCTTTCAAATCTATTCTTGCAACTCTTGCTGAAGAAACTGAGAATCCTCGTCTTAAAGGATTAGTTAGAATGTTTAATGTAATTGGCGTCGCATTATCATTGGGATTGGTAAAAATGCCTCCTGATTCACTGAAAAAAACAATCGGGGATATTTTTGCAAAGAAAAAAGAGATTGCAAAAATTAATCAAGAAACTGCGATTTATTCATATAATTATGCAGCAGCAAAGTTTGAATCTTTCAATTATGAGTTGAGCGGTACTGAAAAAGAACCTCACACAATTCTAGTTCAAGGATTCCAAGGAACTGCATTGGGAAAGATGGTGTGTGGTTGTAGAATGCAGCCTTACTATCCAATCACTCCTGCATCAGATGAATCCGTATTTCTTGAATCAAATGAAATAGTAGAAGTTATTGGTGGTAGACCTGGCTCTACTGCAGTAATTCAATGCGAAGATGAAATTTGTTCTATAGGAATGACAATTGGTTCAGCATTGACTGGAACACGTGCTTCAACATGTACGTCTGGTCCCGGATTTTCATTGATGACTGAGATGTTGGGGTGGGCAGGAATGAATGAGGTTCCAATTGTAATTACAAATTATCAGAGAAGTGGACCATCAACTGGGCTTCCAACAAGGCATGGTCAAGATGATTTGTTATTTTCTATATATGCAGGACATGGAGATTTTCCAAAAATAGTTTATGCATCTGGTGATATTGAAGAGAGTTTCTATGACACTGGAAACTGTTTTAATTATGCTGATATTTTTCAAGTTCCGGTAATTCACATGATGGATAAATTCCATGCGAGTTCTGTGATTACCTGTAAGAGATTTGATCCTTCTAAAGTCACAATAAACCGTGGTAAACTCTTAGAAAAAGTAGAGGATGGGTATAGAAGATTTGAATTTACAGAAGATGGGATATCGCCACGTTCTAGATTGGGAATGGATAATGGAATATTTTGGAATACTGGTGATGAATCTGATGAATGGGGTCATATCACTGAAGACCCAATTTTACGTGTAAAAATGATGGATAAGAGAATGTTCAAACTAGATCTGATTCTAAAAGATATTCCGCAATCGCAACAAGCAGTATCATTTGGTGTTGAAGATTACACAATAATTTCTTGGGGTTCTACAAAGGGTCCAATTTTGGATGCAATTGACATGCTAAAAAAAGAAGGAATCTCAATTGGATATGTCCAGTTAAAACTACTTCATCCATTTCCAGCTGATTATGTAACTTCGTTGCTAAAAGATGCCAAGACAATTATCGATATTGAAGCAAATCACTCAGGCCAACTAGGAAAACTATTCAAGCAAAATGTGAGCCGTGATGTTGATTACTTTATCTTAAAATACACTGGAAGAGCCATGACTTGTACTGAAGTTTATGATTCACTTAAGAAAATTGTTGAAAATAAAGCTGACAAACGGGAGGTTTTAATGCATGGCGCTTAA
- a CDS encoding D-glycerate dehydrogenase: MMKKVFLTRTLHDFALNELKKKYQIEVHSGKIPISQTKLRSKIKDADGIICFPYDKINKETIELAKNLKVISTYSVGFDHIDVNYAKERKIRVGYTPEVLTDATADLAFSLLLDLLRRVSEGDRIIRNGKWKVIYGAHDYVGVDLQGKTLGILGLGRIGKTLAKRAKAFEMNITYHNRKPLSKSKENALGVKFVSFEKLITQSDIISIHVPHTKETDQLFDMKVFSKMKKSAFLINTARGKIVNEKELVTALKKKIIAGAGLDVFEQEPIEVKNPLTRLENVVLAPHIGSSTKETRAKMAEITVKNLNLGMNGKKPIYSVGY; encoded by the coding sequence CTGATGAAAAAAGTCTTTCTCACAAGAACTTTACATGATTTTGCATTAAATGAATTGAAAAAAAAGTATCAGATTGAAGTTCATTCGGGGAAAATTCCTATTTCTCAAACAAAACTTAGATCAAAAATTAAAGATGCAGATGGAATCATTTGTTTTCCATATGACAAAATAAATAAAGAAACCATAGAATTAGCAAAGAATCTAAAAGTAATCAGCACCTATAGTGTAGGATTTGATCACATTGATGTCAATTATGCCAAAGAAAGAAAAATTCGCGTAGGATATACTCCTGAAGTACTAACGGACGCAACTGCAGATTTAGCATTCTCATTGTTGCTTGATCTTCTAAGACGAGTTTCTGAGGGTGACAGAATTATTAGAAATGGCAAATGGAAAGTGATCTATGGCGCACATGATTATGTTGGAGTTGATCTTCAGGGAAAAACGCTTGGTATTTTGGGTTTGGGAAGAATTGGTAAAACACTTGCAAAAAGAGCAAAAGCCTTTGAGATGAACATCACATATCACAACAGAAAACCACTCTCAAAATCGAAAGAAAATGCATTAGGCGTAAAATTTGTATCATTTGAAAAGCTAATCACACAAAGCGACATCATATCAATACATGTTCCACACACTAAAGAGACAGACCAGTTATTTGACATGAAAGTATTTAGTAAAATGAAAAAATCGGCATTTCTAATTAATACTGCACGGGGAAAAATTGTAAATGAAAAAGAACTTGTAACGGCACTAAAGAAAAAAATCATTGCAGGTGCAGGATTAGATGTGTTTGAGCAAGAACCAATCGAAGTAAAAAATCCTTTGACAAGATTGGAAAATGTTGTTCTTGCACCACACATTGGCAGCTCAACAAAGGAAACCCGAGCCAAGATGGCAGAGATTACTGTTAAAAATCTGAATCTAGGAATGAATGGAAAAAAGCCGATCTACTCAGTAGGATACTGA
- a CDS encoding ChuX/HutX family heme-like substrate-binding protein, with translation MLFELLSDIVANDDVLFIVKSNAATCEVRSNSLNIKQKEKWITIGDNDDPAHMHINSELIKSAKFLQEEKPERTSFSVQFFDEYGDRVLAAFFTKMYDGTKTIIPSRKKLYEDLNQKYSSSINF, from the coding sequence ATGCTTTTCGAATTGTTATCTGATATAGTTGCAAATGATGATGTTTTATTCATCGTAAAAAGTAACGCCGCAACATGTGAGGTTAGAAGCAACTCTCTTAACATTAAACAAAAAGAAAAGTGGATTACAATCGGTGATAATGACGATCCTGCACACATGCATATTAATTCTGAATTGATAAAATCTGCAAAATTTCTACAAGAAGAAAAACCTGAACGTACTAGTTTTAGCGTACAATTCTTTGATGAATATGGGGATCGTGTTTTGGCTGCATTTTTTACAAAAATGTATGATGGAACAAAAACAATAATCCCTTCACGAAAAAAACTCTATGAGGATTTAAACCAAAAATACTCTTCCAGCATTAATTTTTAA
- a CDS encoding FAD-dependent oxidoreductase — translation MVHDFDIVIIGGGILGTSISYFLSQLNKSKKIAVIEQAHSVAFHTSGRNTGKVHAPYLYNPEKKKLFAKVAFHGYEMWEEYSKLRDLPFKKDGVIEVALDKKGTAVLEKYLKWGKQNGLEDKDIKLIDNVELKKIEPEIKCESALYVYKDGSVDYSVFTNSVMKDSKANGTNFILDTKVTKIKKANNKWAITLNGEHEICAKFLINAAGGEAINIAHDVGVAEKFTDVHFRGEYWRAPKEYHNLTKTSVYSVPEFPDYPFLDPHWIIRVDGSCEIGPNAVPVFSPYGYNKSENIKEFIPKMLEMLGSGARKAIFDKQFQELAINEIQSSMSKSTMINRVKRFLPKIDPDKITEKGTAGIRSSVIDDDGKFVPDVILVDDDTSFHILNYNSPGATGALPFAAHIINHLNKTGLFESETVDAQCGPWNFSKILEKLGE, via the coding sequence ATGGTTCATGATTTTGACATAGTAATTATTGGCGGAGGCATACTTGGAACATCCATTTCATATTTTCTCTCTCAGCTTAACAAATCAAAAAAAATAGCAGTCATTGAGCAAGCACATAGCGTTGCATTTCACACAAGTGGACGAAACACAGGAAAAGTTCACGCACCATACTTGTACAATCCTGAAAAGAAAAAACTGTTTGCAAAAGTTGCATTTCATGGATATGAGATGTGGGAAGAATATTCAAAACTACGAGACTTGCCTTTCAAAAAAGACGGAGTAATTGAAGTTGCTTTGGATAAAAAAGGCACCGCAGTTCTTGAAAAATATCTAAAGTGGGGAAAACAAAACGGCCTAGAAGACAAAGATATTAAACTGATTGATAATGTGGAATTAAAAAAGATAGAACCTGAAATAAAATGTGAATCTGCTCTATATGTATACAAGGATGGATCTGTAGACTATTCCGTATTTACAAATTCTGTAATGAAAGACAGTAAGGCAAATGGAACAAATTTCATTTTAGACACCAAGGTCACAAAAATAAAAAAAGCAAACAACAAGTGGGCAATTACATTAAATGGTGAACACGAGATATGTGCTAAATTTTTAATTAATGCTGCAGGCGGAGAGGCAATCAACATTGCACATGACGTAGGAGTCGCAGAAAAATTCACAGATGTGCATTTCAGGGGAGAATATTGGAGAGCTCCAAAAGAATATCATAACTTGACTAAAACAAGTGTTTACTCTGTTCCAGAATTTCCAGACTATCCGTTTTTAGATCCACATTGGATAATCAGAGTAGATGGCAGTTGTGAGATTGGCCCCAATGCAGTTCCAGTTTTTAGCCCATATGGATACAACAAATCAGAAAACATCAAAGAATTTATCCCAAAAATGCTAGAGATGTTAGGTTCTGGTGCAAGAAAAGCAATTTTTGACAAACAGTTTCAGGAGCTTGCAATTAATGAGATACAGTCATCAATGTCAAAATCAACAATGATTAACAGAGTCAAAAGATTCTTGCCAAAGATTGATCCAGATAAAATTACTGAAAAGGGGACTGCCGGAATTAGATCCTCTGTAATTGATGATGATGGAAAGTTTGTTCCAGATGTAATCTTAGTTGATGATGATACATCATTTCATATTTTAAATTACAATTCACCAGGAGCCACTGGCGCATTGCCATTTGCAGCACACATCATTAACCATCTAAACAAAACAGGACTCTTTGAGAGTGAAACAGTGGATGCCCAATGCGGCCCATGGAATTTCTCTAAAATATTAGAGAAATTAGGTGAATAA